The following proteins are encoded in a genomic region of Drosophila willistoni isolate 14030-0811.24 chromosome 3R, UCI_dwil_1.1, whole genome shotgun sequence:
- the LOC6647285 gene encoding TATA-binding protein-associated factor 172 has protein sequence MTSRLDRLFILLESGSTAATRQAAAKQIGEVQKLYPHELHSLLNRLVGYLHSSSWETRIAAAQTVESILKQVPSWQPELNLNHYQQSNAAIVVKKEEPAEEDSCQSSASSSTTATNSSSERLLSFDEFDLQQILQKGARLIGSEGNEFDVQEEQPATGAGGAEDQSVATRLSRQRALLNDKLGLTTVAKLGVNLTDMITDEDVALNRSGGTGNQNSNYNINAEKLPVEQILNLKPSANGGGAPLSCREINRAKRKARQVTTPPTCSRRNSISNSSGCGSNSSNGGGGGGGGLPSTPTSDEPEKKKLKSHMGQEIFYSLNAAVPDATGQWVDATSWPLENFCSRLFIDLFHAKWEVRHGAATALRELINQHAQGAGKSICHHSLEQMHEAHNRWLEDAALRLLCVLCLDRFGDFVSDQVVAPVRETCAQVLGTLVKEIEATKVQRIVDILLQLIRHKNEWEVRHGGLLGLKYVFVVREELLQIYLPQSIEIILTGLLDSVDDVGAVAAATLIPVSTWLPKLLSPTQVSSIVKMLWDLLLDQDELTSACNSFMGLLAAILCLPQAASWIQMEPMATLVPRLWPFLSHSTSSVRKSTLKTLITLTSEDKLINGDREEGGAGGVKTETETKQVKLNFGVKDWNWQLLQQALRHIYQRILVEPQESIQALARQVWSNLIQHADLGALLNAACPFVSSWICLAMQPPRLAFDSAVLIRACGGGGGVAGDASSTSSRRRIPKLGDDLGGSALAHSNATLKLYLGGSEATPLEVREANFVRARITSSRALGALSHYLVQPAPGVVYTPQMESPTDCYTKVLLGHLNAHSAVQRIVCGLIIAFWALEDEPVRPGPPNLQEKLHQCVAEYFYYDEVAVSLTRLLQETQDFIATLKQNKIPINDFNNAKILTLDQIEAVAFSLSENIRHFPLKPKVMDTLLERRRSLQASYQQTTTEQGSYHVSAQAALAGAICALHCLPEKLNPVVKPLMESIKREQCVPLQQLSAEFLVHLMDQVCDRNPSPNSKILNNLCTLLRSDGDHTPKLIMPFHTVMDTMASTVADSNCAYYGIVTLTLQQAVKSNSTANRGPGSGSTTAGSGTPTAPRGPGRPPASEILANAAAAAATIEQSVLLAREAEAKQCRIQRLGSACAITKLCSSFGEHIVEKVPIFEQLMFGKLAQFVQETDDTHLYNTLPDLGVCTELISSLQLIETAAPHLHRALHKELFTLLPHLGFIVRHPLKAIRHMAARCIAVLAEIDPCETMQFVVQHLVPLLSKIEKLIERQGAVEAIERVVSRLQIQVVPYIVVLVVPLLGTMSDPAESVRLMATQCFANLIQLMPLDGGAKSEQLKSEPLQARKSRDKEFLDYLFNPKTIPDYKVPVTLSVELRGYQQAGINWLWFLNKYNLHGILCDDMGLGKTLQTICILAGDHIQRENTNQSNLPSLVICPPTLTGHWVYEVEKFLAQSPILRPLHYFGFPVGREKLRSQIGTTCNLVVASYDTVRKDIDYFSGIHFNYCVLDEGHIIKNGKTKSSKAIKQLKANHRLILSGTPIQNNVLELWSLFDFLMPGFLGTEKQFIQRFSRPILASRDAKSSPKDQEAGVLAMEALHRQVLPFLLRRVKEDVLKDLPPKITQDLLCELSPLQLRLYEDFSKKHLKDCLDKLGDSPGAATGTTTSTENLNGRTHIFQALRYLQNVCNHPKLVLRQSEELGPIVTQLALSNSTLDDIEHSAKLPALKQLLLDCGIGVQTESVSQHRALIFCQLKAMLDIVEHDLLRRHLPSVTYLRLDGSVPASQRQDIVNNFNSDPSIDVLLLTTLVGGLGLNLTGADTVIFVEHDWNPMKDLQAMDRAHRIGQKKVVNVYRLITRNSLEEKIMGLQKFKILTANTVVSAENASLQTMGTSQIFDRFVNAESDKNNQQGSGGSSSGSNISMNTIIENLPELWSEHQYEEEYDLGNFVQALKK, from the exons ATGACTTCCAG ACTTGATCGTCTGTTTATCCTTTTGGAGTCGGGCTCAACAGCAGCCACACGTCAAGCGGCAGCCAAACAAATTGGAGAAGTACAGAAACTATATCCCCATGAGTTGCATTCGCTTCTTAATCGTCTAGTTGGATATTTGCATAGCTCATCGTGGGAGACGCGAATAGCTGCCGCCCAGACGGTGGAGTCGATACTAAAACAGGTGCCATCATGGCAACCAGAACTGAATCTGAATCATTATCAACAGTCGAATGCGGCAATTGTAGTAAAAAAGGAAGAGCCCGCCGAGGAGGATAGTTGCCAATCGAGTGCATCCTCCTCAACGACGGCaacaaacagcagcagcgaacGTCTGCTTAGTTTCGATGAATTTGATTTGCAACAAATCCTACAGAAAGGCGCCCGCCTCATTGGTTCCGAGGGCAATGAATTCGATGTCCAAGAAGAACAACCAGCCACTGGCGCTGGTGGGGCGGAAGATCAGAGTGTGGCCACACGTCTCAGTCGACAGCGTGCTTTGCTAAATGATAAATTGGGTCTGACAACGGTGGCCAAGTTGGGGGTGAATCTAACCGATATGATCACAGATGAAGATGTTGCCCTAAACCGCAGTGGTGGGACTGGTAACCAGAACAGTAACTATAATATCAATGCGGAAAAATTACCCGTAGAGCAGATTCTCAATTTAAAACCATCTGCCAATGGTGGAGGAGCTCCTCTCAGTTGTCGTGAAATTAATCGGGCCAAGCGCAAGGCTAGACAGGTAACAACGCCGCCAACATGTAGTCGAAGGAATTCCATTAGCAATAGCAGTGGATGCGGCAGTAATAGTAGTAatggtggaggaggaggaggaggtggtcTTCCATCTACACCCACCAGCGATGAGccggaaaaaaagaaattaaaatccCATATGGGTCAAGAGATTTTCTATAGCTTAAATG CTGCTGTGCCAGATGCCACTGGCCAGTGGGTTGACGCCACTAGCTGGCCCCTGGAGAACTTTTGCTCCCGACTGTTTATCGATCTCTTTCATGCGAAATGGGAAGTTCGTCATGGTGCAGCGACAGCTCTACGCGAATTGATTAATCAACATGCGCAGGGAGCGGGCAAATCTATATGCCATCATTCATTGGAACAGATGCACGAGGCCCACAATCGTTGGCTCGAAGATGCTGCCCTGCGTTTGCTGTGTGTTCTCTGTTTGGATCGGTTTGGCGATTTCGTTTCCGATCAGGTTGTGGCTCCGGTGCGAGAGACATGCGCCCAAGTACTCGGCACCTTGGTCAAAGAGATCGAAGCGACCAAGGTCCAGAGGATTGTGGATATTCTATTGCAATTGATACGCCACAAGAATGAATGGGAAGTCCGACACGGTGGCCTGTTAGGATTGAAGTATGTTTTTGTGGTCCGAGAAGAGTTACTCCAGATATATTTGCCACAATCGATAGAGATCATTTTGACGGGGCTTCTCGATTCGGTTGATGATGTAGGAGCTGTAGCTGCTGCCACATTAATACCCGTTTCCACATGGCTGCCCAAGCTATTGAGTCCCACACAAGTTTCATCCATTGTTAAGATGCTGTGGGATTTGCTACTGGATCAAGATGAACTAACATCGGCCTGCAATAGCTTTATGGGTTTATTGGCGGCTATTCTATGTCTACCACAAGCTGCTTCATGGATACAAATGGAGCCGATGGCGACGTTAGTGCCACGTCTCTGGCCATTTCTTTCTCATAGCACCAGCTCGGTGAGAAAATCCACCTTAAAGACTCTTATCACACTAACCAGTGAGGATAAGCTAATAAATGGTGATCGAGAAGAAGGAGGAGCAGGAGGTGTTAAAACAGAGACCGAAACGAAGCAGGTGAAACTTAACTTTGGGGTTAAAGACTGGAACTGGCAACTGCTGCAGCAGGCCTTGCGTCACATTTACCAACGTATTTTGGTGGAGCCTCAAGAGAGTATTCAGGCATTGGCACGTCAAGTGTGGTCCAATCTCATCCAGCATGCCGATCTAGGTGCTCTTCTGAACGCTGCTTGTCCATTTGTATCTTCATGGATATGTTTGGCTATGCAACCGCCCAGATTAGCCTTTGATTCAGCTGTACTCATCAGAGCTtgcggcggcggtggcggcgtTGCAGGTGATGCCTCATCAACATCTTCACGACGTCGTATACCAAAATTGGGCGATGATTTGGGTGGTTCCGCTTTGGCTCATTCGAATGCCACGCTAAAACTTTACTTGGGTGGCAGTGAGGCAACTCCTCTAGAGGTTCGAGAGGCAAATTTTGTAAGGGCCAGAATTACATCGTCTCGAGCGCTTGGAGCACTCTCCCACTATCTAGTGCAACCGGCCCCGGGTGTGGTCTATACACCACAAATGGAAAGCCCCACAGATTGCTACACCAAAGTACTGCTGGGTCATTTAAATGCGCACTCTGCTGTGCAGAGAATTGTTTGCGGACTGATTATAGCCTTCTGGGCCCTTGAAGATGAGCCAGTGCGTCCGGGTCCACCCAATCTGCAGGAGAAACTTCATCAATGTGTTGCTGAATACTTCTACTACGATGAGGTGGCTGTTTCGCTTACACGTTTGTTGCAGGAAACACAGGATTTTATAGCCACACTGAAACAGAATAAGATACCCATCAATGATTTTAATAATGCCAAGATCCTAACACTCGACCAGATCGAAGCAGTGGCATTCAGTTTAAGCGAGAATATACGCCATTTTCCCCTGAAGCCCAAGGTTATGGATACGCTATTGGAACGTCGACGCAGTCTTCAGGCCTCATACCAGCAGACAACGACTGAACAAGGCTCCTATCATGTCAGTGCCCAGGCTGCATTAGCTGGTGCCATTTGTGCCTTGCATTGTCTGCCAGAGAAATTGAATCCTGTCGTAAAGCCTCTAATGGAGTCCATTAAGCGGGAACAATGTGTGCCATTGCAGCAGTTGTCAGCTGAGTTTCTGGTTCATTTAATGGATCAGGTTTGTGATAGAAATCCTAGTCCAAAcagtaaaattttaaacaatttatgcACATTGCTTCGAAGTGACGGCGATCACACGCCCAAACTG ATTATGCCTTTTCATACCGTGATGGATACGATGGCCTCGACTGTGGCTGATTCGAATTGCGCTTACTATGGCATTGTGACTCTGACCCTTCAGCAGGCAGTGAAAtccaattcaactgccaaTAGAGGACCAGGTAGCGGAAGCACAACAGCCGGTTCAGGTACACCCACTGCACCACGTGGTCCAGGAAGACCGCCAGCCAGTGAGATTTTGGCTAATGCAGCAGCTGCCGCCGCCACAATAGAGCAGAGTGTGTTACTAGCACGTGAAGCCGAAGCAAAACAATGTCGCATTCAACGTCTGGGATCAGCTTGTGCCATTACTAAGCTATGCTCGTCATTTGGTGAGCACATTGTGGAAAAAGTGCCCATATTTGAGCAGCTGATGTTTGGCAAACTTGCCCAATTTGTCCAGGAAACGGATGACACGCATCTGTATAACACTTTGCCCGATCTTGGTGTCTGCACTGAACTTATCAGTTCACTTCAATTAATCGAGACAGCTGCTCCTCATTTGCATAGGGCACTGCATAAGGAATTGTTTACCCTGCTACCTCATTTGGGATTCATTGTGCGACATCCCTTAAAAGCTATACGCCATATGGCAGCACGATGTATAGCAGTCCTCGCCGAAATTGATCCATGTGAGACTATGCAATTTGTGGTCCAGCACCTTGTTCCACTTTTGTCCAAGATTGAGAAACTTATTGAGCGTCAAGGAGCAGTGGAGGCCATTGAACGTGTTGTCAGCCGTCTACAAATTCAAGTGGTGCCCTACATTGTGGTCCTTGTCGTACCCTTGCTAGGTACCATGAGCGATCCGGCTGAGTCTGTGCGCCTTATGGCTACCCAATGTTTTGCCAATCTTATACAATTAATGCCCCTAGATGGTGGAGCTAAGTCAGAGCAGTTGAAAAGTGAACCGCTGCAGGCTAGAAAAAGTCGGGATAAAGAATTCTTGGATTATCTATTTAATCCCAAGACCATTCCCGACTACAAAGTTCCCGTGACGTTGAGTGTAGAGCTGCGTGGCTATCAACAGGCTGGCATCAATTGGCTGTGGTTCTTGAATAAATATAATCTTCATGGCATCCTCTGTGATGACATGGGCCTGGGAAAGACTCTACAGACCATCTGCATTCTGGCAGGTGATCATATTCAGCGCGAAAATACAAATCAGTCTAATTTGCCAAGTCTGGTCATTTGTCCGCCTACTCTAACCGGCCATTGGGTCTATGAGGTGGAGAAATTTCTGGCCCAATCGCCGATCTTGAGGCCACTGCACTATTTCGGATTTCCCGTGGGACGCGAGAAACTTCGCAGTCAAATTGGCACTACATGCAATCTGGTGGTGGCATCCTATGACACGGTACGCAAAGATATTGACTACTTCAGTGGCATCCATTTCAACTATTGCGTCTTGGACGAGGGTCACATCATCAAGAATGGCAAAACTAAGAGCTCAAAGGCGATTAAACAATTGAAAGCCAATCACAGACTCATTCTGTCGGGCACGCCTATTCAAAATAATGTTTTGGAATTGTGGTCCCTGTTCGATTTCTTAATGCCGGGATTTCTGGGCACAGAGAAGCAATTCATTCAACGTTTCTCCCGTCCCATTTTGGCATCGCGGGATGCTAAGAGTTCACCCAAAGATCAGGAAGCTGGCGTCTTGGCCATGGAAGCCCTTCATCGTCAGGTCCTGCCATTCCTTTTGCGGCGTGTCAAAGAAGATGTACTCAAGGATTTGCCACCAAAGATCACGCAAGATCTCCTTTGCGAGCTGAGTCCTCTCCAGTTGCGTCTCTATGAGGATTTCAGCAAAAAACACCTTAAAGACTGTTTGGATAAGTTGGGCGACTCGCCGGGAGCAGCAACTGGAACCACAACGAGCACAGAGAATCTCAATGGCAGGACGCACATCTTCCAAGCCCTGCGATATCTACAGAATGTTTGTAATCATCCCAAACTGGTTCTTCGGCAATCGGAAGAGCTCGGTCCGATCGTAACTCAATTGGCTCTTTCAAATTCCACATTAGATGACATTGAGCATTCGGCCAAGCTGCCAGCTCTGAA GCAACTTCTGCTTGATTGCGGTATTGGAGTCCAAACCGAATCGGTGAGCCAACATCGTGCCCTGATCTTTTGCCAATTGAAAGCCATGTTGGACATTGTTGAGCACGATTTGCTGCGTCGTCATCTGCCCAGTGTCACCTATTTGCGACTAGATGGCAGTGTTCCAGCTTCCCAGCGTCAGGATATAGTCAATAATTTCAATAGTGATCCAAGCATTGATGTTCTGCTACTAACCACTCTG GTTGGCGGTCTAGGTTTGAATTTAACTGGAGCCGATACTGTCATCTTTGTCGAACACGATTGGAATCCCATGAAGGATCTACAGGCCATGGATCGTGCCCATCGTATTGGCCAAAAGAAGGTAGTCAATGTCTATCGCCTGATAACGCGTAACTCGCTAGAAGAAAAGATTATGGGACTACAGAAATTCAAAATTCTTACTGCCAATACTGTGGTCAGTGCCGAGAATGCCTCACTCCAGACCATGGGCACCTCACAAATATTCGATCGTTTCGTAAATGCCGAGTCTGACAAGAACAACCAGCAGGGAAGTGGTGGATCATCATCTGGCAGCAACATATCAATGAATACAATTATTGAAAACTTGCCTGAACTTTGGTCCGAGCATCAGTACGAGGAGGAATACGATTTAGGCAACTTTGTGCAGGCGTTAAAAAAATGA
- the LOC6647287 gene encoding uncharacterized protein LOC6647287 has protein sequence MKQAVRVLLSVFVAFSCLLLGTEGHGRMMSPVGRSSRWRYDSSAPTNYDDTGLYCGGFWKQTENGGLCGLCGDDWSLEQPRPNELGGKYGAGVIVESYIATTTAEIVVEVTANHLGNFQFHLCDLDEFGSESDDCFNKYPLKFADGSLKQDINTTMGTIKSTVDLPSGVQCEHCVMRWTYTAGNNWGVCEDGTGAMGCGDQETFVNCADISILSSVKSLLYKPLQTVEVPVKEVIVEEVAVEVPLEVNETETS, from the exons ATGAAGCAAGCCGTAAGAGTTCTACTGAGCGTATTTGTGGCATTTAGCTGCCTTCTATTGGGTACAGAGGGACATGGAAGGATGATGAGTCCAGTGGGTAGATCATCGCGTTGGCGTTACGATAGCTCGGCACCAACAAATTATGATGACACTGGCCTATATTGTGGAGGATTTTGG AAACAAACTGAGAATGGTGGCCTTTGTGGTCTTTGCGGCGATGACTGGAGTCTAGAACAGCCGCGACCAAATGAATTGGGTGGAAAGTACGGAGCAGGAGTCATTGTTGAAAGTTATATAGCCACAACGACGGCTGAGATTGTTGTCGAGGTCACTGCCAATCATTTGGGCAACTTCCAGTTTCATCTATGTGATCTAGATGAGTTTGGCAGTGAATCGGACGATTGCTTCAACAAATATCCATTGAAATTCGCCGATGGCAGCCTTAAGCAGGACATAAATACCACCATGGGTACAATAAAGTCCACTGTCGACCTTCCCAGCGGTGTACAGTGTGAGCATTGTGTTATGCGTTGGACCTACACAGCCGGCAACAATTGGGGTGTCTGTGAGGATGGTACCGGTGCCATGGGTTGTGGTGATCAGGAGACATTTGTGAATTGTGCGGACATAAGTATACTGAGCTCAGTCAAAAGTTTACTTTACAAACCATTACAGACAGTCGAGGTGCCGGTGAAGGAGGTGATCGTGGAGGAGGTGGCCGTGGAGGTGCCATTAGAGGTTAATGAGACAGAGACTTCATAG
- the LOC6647286 gene encoding uncharacterized protein LOC6647286, with translation MKYLLSLALVLAIGLQQIDAHGMMLSPPSRSSRWRYDGAAPQNWNDNELFCGGLYTQSNNGGRCGLCGDNFLDGQPRANEIGGSIGGEGVITRSYAASSSITVSVKITTNHLGYFEFHLCNLDAFGSESEDCFNQNALRFPDGSDRLHIGTQAGEFDVTVLLPEQVTCNHCVLRWTYTGANNWGLCDDSGNGALGCGPQETFKNCADVSVFWGRNMIKEMAGGAEPVVPVEVASNETA, from the exons ATGAAGTATCTGCTTAGTTTGGCCTTAGTGCTGGCCATTGGCCTGCAACAGATTGATGCCCACGGCATGATGTTGTCACCTCCCAGTCGTAGCTCCCGCTGGCGTTATGATGGAGCTGCTCCCCAAAATTGGAATGATAATGAACTGTTCTGTGGTGGTCTTTAT ACCCAATCGAACAATGGCGGCCGTTGTGGTCTGTGCGGTGATAACTTCTTGGATGGCCAGCCACGTGCCAATGAGATTGGCGGTAGCATTGGTGGTGAAGGAGTCATTACTCGCAGCTATGCAGCTTCCTCGTCCATTACCGTGAGCGTTAAGATTACCACCAACCATTTGGGATACTTCGAGTTCCATTTGTGCAACTTGGATGCTTTTGGCAGCGAATCGGAAGATTGCTTCAATCAAAACGCATTACGTTTCCCCGATGGCAGCGATCGCCTTCATATTGGCACTCAAGCCGGCGAATTCGATGTGACCGTACTCTTGCCCGAGCAAGTGACTTGCAATCACTGTGTCCTGCGTTGGACTTACACTGGAG CCAACAACTGGGGTCTTTGCGACGATTCTGGCAACGGTGCTTTGGGCTGTGGTCCACAAGAGACCTTCAAGAATTGTGCCGATGTCAGCGTATTCTGGGGTCGCAACATGATTAAGGAAATGGCTGGTGGCGCTGAACCCGTGGTGCCTGTGGAGGTTGCCTCCAACGAGACTGCCTAA